From one Sardina pilchardus chromosome 6, fSarPil1.1, whole genome shotgun sequence genomic stretch:
- the LOC134082298 gene encoding N-acetyllactosaminide beta-1,3-N-acetylglucosaminyltransferase 4-like has translation MPRVRYRLLWALVGVLCWVMFMVAERASDQVSPWTRAALHPPLPFTSPPGDPIQEKNFIWSADDNAPPHLSQQAALHPPLPFTSPPGDPIQEETYTCSAVKSVPSHLSQQFQVFLRYRHCRAFPTLLSPSPCENDLYLLLAVKSTAAQVERRDALRDTWGQTSRIQGRRVKLVFLLARSDDQVHGHNIQTQLERENHRYGDILQWDFMDVFFNLTRKEIGFLSWFSRECRSAQFAFKGDDDVFVNTENLVEYLKGHKPENHLFTGYIHTHGGPSRDTTSKYFIPVDIYPNETYPPFPSGGGYLMSRQTVLDLHVTAQQITLYPLDDVFVAFCLHKMGFTPTHHDGFLTFGFSHGQNHYNPCAYRDIMVLHRMSSQHLRTMWPKIKTSVCPVS, from the coding sequence ATGCCAAGAGTTCGCTATCGCCTGCTTTGGGCCTTAGTGGGCGTCCTCTGCTGGGTGATGTTCATGGTGGCGGAGAGGGCTTCTGACCAGGTCTCCCCGTGGACAAGAGCTGCACTACACCCCCCTCTCCCATTCACCAGCCCCCCCGGAGACCCTATTCAGGAGAAGAACTTCATATGGTCTGCTGATGACAACGCTCCTCCACACCTTTCTCAGCAAGCTGCACTACACCCCCCTCTCCCATTCACCAGCCCCCCCGGAGACCCTATTCAGGAGGAGACCTACACATGCTCTGCTGTTAAAAGCGTTCCTTCACACCTTTCTCAGCAATTCCAGGTATTCCTACGCTACAGGCATTGCCGGGCATTCCCAACCCTGCTGAGCCCTTCGCCTTGCGAGAATGACCTCTATCTGCTATTGGCCGTCAAGTCCACAGCTGCACAGGTAGAGCGCCGTGATGCTTTGCGGGATACCTGGGGTCAAACAAGTCGAATCCAGGGTCGCCGGGTTAAGCTGGTCTTCCTGTTAGCCCGTTCGGATGACCAGGTTCACGGCCACAACATCCAGACGCAGTTGGAGAGGGAGAACCATCGCTATGGCGACATCTTGCAGTGGGATTTCATGGATGTCTTCTTCAATCTGACCCGGAAGGAGATAGGATTCCTCAGTTGGTTCTCGCGTGAATGCAGAAGCGCGCAGTTCGCCTTCAAGGGTGATGACGACGTGTTTGTGAACACAGAGAATCTGGTCGAATACCTGAAAGGCCACAAACCCGAGAATCATCTGTTTACTGGATACATCCACACGCATGGGGGTCCCAGCCGAGACACAACCTCAAAGTACTTCATCCCAGTAGATATATATCCAAATGAGACCTATCCACCCTTTCCGAGTGGTGGTGGATATCTGATGTCGCGGCAGACCGTGTTGGATCTGCACGTCACGGCTCAGCAGATTACGCTCTATCCCCTAGATGATGTCTTTGTGGCCTTTTGTCTGCATAAAATGGGCTTTACCCCCACACACCACGATGGCTTTCTCACATTCGGATTCAGCCACGGCCAAAATCACTATAACCCCTGTGCTTATCGTGACATCATGGTGCTGCACCGGATGAGCTCACAACACCTGAGGACCATGTGGCCAAAGATAAAGACCTCGGTCTGCCCTGTGAGTTAA
- the LOC134082299 gene encoding N-acetyllactosaminide beta-1,3-N-acetylglucosaminyltransferase 4-like, which translates to MPRVRYRLLWALVGVLCWVMFMVAERASDQVSPWTRAALHPPLPFTSPPGDPIQEKNFTCSADDSVPSHLSQQFQEFLRYSHCRAFPTLLSPSPCENDLYLLLAVKSTAAQVERRSALRDTWGQAGRVQGRRVKLVFLLARSHDQVHGHNIQTQLERENRRYADILQWDFMDVFFNLTRKEIGFLSWFSRECRSAQFAFKGDDDVFVNTENLVEFLKAHKPGNHLFTGYIHMHGGPSRDTTSKYFIPVDIYPNETYPPFPSGGGYLMSRQTVLDLHVTAQQITLYPLDDVFVAFCLHKMGFTPTHHDGFLTFGFSHGQNYYNPCAYRDIMVLHQMSSQYLRTMWPKIKTSVCPVTVK; encoded by the coding sequence ATGCCAAGAGTTCGCTATCGCCTGCTTTGGGCCTTAGTGGGCGTCCTCTGCTGGGTGATGTTCATGGTGGCGGAGAGGGCTTCTGACCAGGTCTCCCCGTGGACAAGAGCTGCACTACACCCCCCTCTCCCATTCACCAGCCCCCCCGGAGACCCTATTCAGGAGAAGAACTTCACATGCTCTGCTGATGACAGCGTTCCTTCACACCTTTCTCAGCAATTCCAAGAATTCCTACGCTACAGTCATTGCCGGGCATTCCCAACCCTGCTGAGCCCTTCGCCTTGCGAGAATGACCTCTATCTGCTATTGGCCGTCAAGTCCACAGCTGCACAGGTAGAGCGACGTAGTGCTTTGCGGGATACCTGGGGTCAAGCAGGTCGAGTCCAGGGTCGCCGGGTTAAGCTGGTCTTCCTGTTGGCCCGTTCACATGACCAGGTTCACGGCCACAACATCCAGACGCAGTTGGAGAGGGAGAACCGTCGCTATGCCGACATCTTGCAGTGGGATTTCATGGATGTCTTCTTCAATCTGACCCGGAAGGAGATAGGATTCCTCAGTTGGTTCTCGCGTGAATGCAGAAGCGCGCAGTTCGCCTTCAAGGGTGATGACGACGTGTTTGTGAACACAGAGAATCTGGTCGAATTTCTGAAAGCCCACAAACCCGGGAATCATCTGTTTACTGGATACATTCACATGCACGGGGGTCCCAGCCGAGACACCACCTCAAAGTACTTCATCCCAGTAGATATATATCCAAATGAGACCTATCCACCCTTTCCGAGTGGTGGTGGATATCTGATGTCGCGGCAGACCGTGTTGGATCTGCACGTCACGGCTCAGCAGATTACGCTCTATCCCCTAGATGATGTCTTTGTGGCCTTTTGTCTGCATAAAATGGGCTTTACCCCCACACACCACGATGGCTTTCTCACATTCGGATTCAGCCACGGCCAAAATTACTATAACCCCTGTGCTTATCGTGACATCATGGTGCTGCACCAGATGAGCTCACAATACCTGAGGACCATGTGGCCAAAGATAAAGACCTCGGTCTGCCCTGTGACAGTTAAATAA
- the LOC134082300 gene encoding N-acetyllactosaminide beta-1,3-N-acetylglucosaminyltransferase 4-like, translated as MPRVRYRLLWALVGVLCWVMFMVVERASDQVSLWTRAALHPPIPFTSPPGDPIQEETFTCSADDSVPSHLSQQFQEFLRYSHCRAFPTVLSPSPCENDLYLLLAVKSIAAQVERRSALRDTWGQAGRIQGRRVKLVFLLARSDDQVHGHNIQTQLERENRRYGDILQWDFMDVFFNLTRKEIGFLSWFSRECRSAQFAFKGDDDMFVNTENLVKFLKGHEPGNHLFTGFIFMNGHPIRDPNSKYFIPVDIYPIETYPPFASGGGYLMSRQTVLDLHVTAQQITLYPLDDVFVAFCLHKMGFTPTHHDGFLTFGFSHGQNYYNPCAYRDIMVLHRMSSQYLRTMWPKIKTSH; from the coding sequence ATGCCAAGAGTTCGCTATCGCCTGCTTTGGGCCTTAGTGGGCGTCCTCTGCTGGGTGATGTTCATGGTGGTGGAGAGGGCTTCTGACCAGGTCTCCCTGTGGACAAGAGCTGCACTACACCCCCCTATCCCATTCACCAGCCCCCCCGGAGACCCTATTCAGGAGGAGACCTTCACATGCTCTGCTGATGACAGCGTTCCTTCACACCTTTCTCAGCAATTCCAAGAATTCCTACGCTACAGTCATTGCCGGGCATTCCCAACCGTGCTGAGCCCTTCGCCTTGCGAGAATGACCTCTATCTGCTATTGGCCGTCAAGTCCATAGCTGCACAGGTAGAGCGACGTAGTGCTTTGCGGGATACCTGGGGTCAAGCAGGTCGAATCCAGGGTCGCCGGGTTAAGCTGGTCTTCCTGTTGGCCCGTTCGGATGACCAGGTTCACGGCCACAACATCCAGACGCAGTTGGAGAGGGAGAACCGTCGCTATGGCGACATCTTGCAGTGGGATTTCATGGATGTCTTCTTCAATCTGACCCGGAAGGAGATAGGATTCCTCAGTTGGTTCTCgcgtgaatgcagaagtgcgcAGTTCGCCTTCAAGGGTGATGACGACATGTTCGTGAACACAGAGAATCTGGTAAAATTCCTGAAAGGTCACGAACCCGGGAATCATCTGTTTACTGGATTCATCTTCATGAACGGGCATCCCATCCGAGACCCCAACTCAAAGTACTTCATCCCAGTAGATATATATCCAATTGAGACCTATCCACCCTTTGCGAGTGGTGGTGGATATCTGATGTCGCGGCAGACCGTGTTGGATCTGCACGTCACGGCTCAGCAGATTACGCTCTATCCCCTAGATGATGTCTTTGTGGCCTTTTGTCTGCATAAAATGGGCTTTACCCCCACACACCACGATGGCTTTCTCACATTCGGATTCAGCCACGGCCAAAATTACTATAACCCCTGTGCTTATCGTGACATCATGGTGCTGCACCGGATGAGCTCACAATACCTGAGGACCATGTGGCCAAAGATAAAGACCTCG